In one window of Dissulfuribacter thermophilus DNA:
- a CDS encoding hydrogenase iron-sulfur subunit has translation MSYEPKITAFCCNWCSYAAADLAGISRMEYPPNVRIIRVMCSGMVHPDLVLEALNFGADGVMVLGUHLGECHYQDGNYVAYERAKMIKDVLKEFGYDPERFHIAWCSSSEPDKFVQEVTEMTNRIKALGPHANSLFYREAQKAKECQNGS, from the coding sequence ATGAGCTACGAACCCAAGATAACCGCCTTTTGTTGTAACTGGTGCTCCTATGCAGCAGCAGATCTTGCTGGGATTTCCAGAATGGAATATCCCCCAAATGTAAGAATAATCAGGGTCATGTGTTCAGGTATGGTGCATCCAGACCTTGTCCTGGAAGCCCTGAATTTTGGCGCAGACGGCGTAATGGTCCTCGGGTGACACCTTGGAGAGTGTCATTACCAGGATGGTAATTACGTAGCCTATGAAAGAGCAAAAATGATAAAGGACGTATTAAAAGAATTTGGTTATGATCCTGAACGGTTCCATATTGCCTGGTGCTCATCCTCTGAACCTGACAAATTTGTACAGGAAGTTACAGAGATGACCAACAGGATCAAGGCGCTGGGACCACATGCCAATAGCCTGTTTTACAGGGAAGCACAAAAGGCAAAGGAGTGTCAAAATGGGAGTTAA
- a CDS encoding FAD-dependent oxidoreductase produces the protein MSVKDAIGSVMVIGGGVSGIQAALDLADAGYFVYLVERSGAIGGAMAQLDKTFPTNDCAMUILAPKLVECGRHLNIQLMTLSEVMDIEGEEGNFSVKIKQHPRYVDVDKCIACGECASKCPKSVLDEYNVGISKRKAIYVKYPQAVPLKYQIDPKSCIRLNKPGKCGFCEKVCPAGAIKFDDTEKELTIQVGSIIMAPGFECFDPKEAKVWGYGQYPNVITSLQFERFLSSSGPTEGHLIRPSDGKSVRKVAFLQCVGSRDKNRCSNEYCSSVCCMYAIKEAVIAKDHVPDLVTSIFFMDMRTNGKDFDRYYQRAKDESGVRFVRCRVHGVEPHGEDGDLRIHYINEEGRQIEEYYDLVVLSVGLETPKSVIELANKAGIQLTLNNFAATSAFNPVLTSRPGIFTCGAFAGPKDIPQSVMEGSAAAAGAAEVLARVRNSMTREKEFPPERDVAKEQPRIGVFVCHCGSNIASVVDVESLADYAATLPYVEHVERNLFTCSQDTQEIMKDIIQKKGLNRIVVAACTPRTHESLFRETLKAAGLNEYLFEMANIRNQDSWVHQNNPQQATQKAKDLVRMAVSKVALQGPLNQINVPITQRGLVIGGGVAGMESALSLAEQGFDVDLVEKGRELGGNARFLHQTWTNEDIQGYLQKLIQKVFDHPKINVHLESKVIDVDGYVGNYSTTIYSRGKKKTIEHGIGIIAIGGQRFRPNEYGYGKLDGVFTSIEFDAIKRAGDYRIRRAKSFVFIQCVGSREDDRNYCSRVCCTHSVQAAIDLKKEDPSRSVYILYRDMRTYGEREALYRQAREMGIIFINYELHGKPRVSPIEDSHQMKVEVWDHVLHRPLEIVTDLVVLASAIVPNPDAKNLAKLFKVPVDSDGFFQEAHAKLRPVDFATDGLFMAGLTHYPKPIEESIAQAKAAAAKAAALLARESIALEAIKANVNPQKCDGCALCIDVCPFNAISLVETRDENGDIHKSININKAQCKGCGLCQGTCPKEGVNVAGFSMEQLRAQIKAALAA, from the coding sequence ATGTCAGTTAAAGATGCCATTGGTTCTGTTATGGTAATAGGAGGCGGTGTCTCAGGCATTCAAGCCGCGTTGGACCTGGCTGATGCCGGATACTTTGTATATCTAGTAGAGAGAAGCGGTGCCATAGGAGGCGCTATGGCCCAGCTTGATAAAACCTTTCCTACCAATGACTGTGCAATGTGAATTTTGGCACCCAAGTTGGTGGAGTGCGGTCGGCACTTAAATATACAATTGATGACCTTGAGCGAGGTCATGGACATTGAGGGTGAAGAAGGAAACTTTTCAGTCAAGATCAAACAGCATCCACGTTACGTAGATGTAGACAAATGCATAGCCTGTGGAGAATGTGCTTCCAAATGTCCTAAGTCGGTGTTGGACGAATACAATGTCGGCATTTCCAAGCGTAAGGCCATTTACGTAAAGTATCCTCAAGCTGTTCCTCTGAAATATCAAATAGATCCTAAGTCCTGCATACGCCTAAACAAACCTGGTAAGTGTGGTTTTTGTGAGAAGGTATGCCCTGCAGGTGCCATAAAATTTGACGACACAGAAAAGGAACTCACAATACAAGTCGGTTCCATAATTATGGCCCCTGGCTTTGAGTGTTTTGATCCCAAAGAGGCAAAAGTATGGGGCTATGGACAATATCCAAATGTAATCACGTCACTTCAGTTTGAGCGCTTCCTTTCTTCCTCAGGCCCCACTGAAGGACATCTCATACGTCCCTCTGACGGAAAGTCTGTACGCAAGGTTGCTTTTTTGCAATGCGTGGGCAGCAGGGATAAGAACAGGTGTTCTAATGAATATTGCTCATCTGTGTGCTGCATGTACGCCATAAAAGAGGCTGTTATTGCCAAGGATCACGTACCTGACCTTGTGACCTCCATATTTTTCATGGACATGCGCACCAATGGGAAAGATTTTGATCGTTACTACCAGAGGGCTAAGGATGAATCCGGAGTACGGTTTGTAAGGTGTAGGGTCCACGGAGTGGAACCCCACGGCGAAGACGGAGACCTTAGAATCCATTACATAAATGAAGAAGGTCGTCAGATCGAAGAATACTATGACCTTGTGGTCCTTTCCGTGGGTCTGGAAACACCAAAGTCAGTAATAGAGCTGGCCAATAAGGCAGGCATACAACTTACTTTAAATAATTTTGCCGCTACCTCTGCCTTTAATCCAGTTCTCACCTCTAGACCTGGAATCTTTACCTGTGGGGCCTTCGCAGGTCCGAAGGACATTCCTCAATCGGTCATGGAAGGTTCTGCAGCAGCGGCAGGAGCAGCCGAAGTATTGGCACGGGTTCGAAATTCCATGACCAGGGAGAAAGAGTTTCCCCCTGAACGAGACGTGGCCAAGGAACAACCCAGGATTGGGGTATTTGTCTGCCACTGCGGTTCAAATATCGCATCAGTAGTTGATGTGGAGTCCCTGGCTGATTATGCAGCAACCCTTCCATATGTCGAACACGTGGAGAGGAACCTCTTTACCTGTTCCCAGGATACTCAAGAAATCATGAAGGATATCATTCAGAAAAAGGGACTAAACAGGATCGTTGTTGCTGCATGTACACCAAGGACCCATGAATCTCTCTTCAGAGAGACGTTAAAGGCTGCAGGACTCAACGAATACCTATTCGAGATGGCAAACATAAGGAATCAAGATTCCTGGGTACACCAGAACAATCCTCAACAGGCCACCCAAAAAGCCAAGGATCTCGTTAGGATGGCTGTTTCAAAGGTGGCATTGCAGGGACCTTTGAATCAGATCAATGTGCCTATAACCCAAAGGGGTCTCGTAATTGGTGGGGGCGTTGCCGGAATGGAAAGTGCCCTTAGTTTGGCAGAACAGGGATTTGATGTAGACCTTGTAGAAAAGGGTAGAGAATTAGGAGGAAATGCCAGGTTTCTGCACCAAACATGGACAAATGAGGATATTCAAGGATACCTTCAGAAATTAATCCAGAAGGTATTTGACCATCCAAAGATCAATGTCCACTTGGAATCTAAAGTAATAGATGTCGATGGATATGTTGGCAATTACTCCACTACAATATACAGCAGAGGAAAGAAGAAGACCATCGAACACGGTATTGGGATAATCGCCATCGGTGGCCAACGTTTTAGGCCCAATGAATACGGATACGGAAAGCTGGATGGCGTCTTCACTTCCATAGAATTCGATGCCATAAAAAGGGCAGGGGATTATCGCATAAGACGGGCCAAATCTTTCGTGTTCATACAGTGTGTTGGCTCACGAGAGGACGATAGAAATTACTGTTCACGCGTGTGTTGTACTCATTCTGTTCAGGCAGCAATTGATCTCAAAAAGGAAGATCCATCTCGGTCAGTATACATCCTTTACAGAGACATGCGTACTTATGGAGAACGTGAGGCCTTGTACAGGCAGGCCAGGGAGATGGGTATCATCTTCATCAATTACGAACTCCATGGAAAACCGCGAGTTAGTCCTATCGAGGACTCTCATCAAATGAAAGTCGAGGTTTGGGACCACGTGCTTCACCGTCCACTGGAGATTGTGACTGATCTAGTGGTACTTGCATCGGCTATTGTCCCAAATCCAGATGCCAAGAACCTAGCAAAGCTTTTCAAGGTGCCAGTGGATTCCGATGGCTTCTTCCAAGAGGCCCATGCCAAACTGAGACCAGTGGATTTTGCTACAGATGGTCTCTTTATGGCTGGATTGACCCATTATCCAAAACCCATAGAAGAATCTATTGCCCAGGCAAAGGCAGCAGCAGCAAAGGCAGCGGCCCTTCTGGCCAGGGAATCCATAGCTCTTGAAGCCATAAAGGCAAACGTCAACCCTCAAAAATGTGACGGCTGTGCTCTTTGTATAGATGTTTGCCCCTTCAATGCCATAAGCCTTGTGGAAACCAGAGACGAAAATGGCGACATTCACAAATCCATAAATATTAACAAGGCTCAATGCAAAGGTTGCGGTCTTTGCCAGGGGACATGTCCGAAAGAGGGGGTCAATGTTGCCGGCTTTTCAATGGAACAACTCAGGGCACAGATCAAAGCGGCTCTGGCTGCTTGA
- a CDS encoding methyl viologen-reducing hydrogenase — translation MGVKVVSEWLHSCSGCEIAILNIGEELLDLLERVELVHIPVLMDKKYFGQTGQENDLDIPEADVALVSGGVANDEHLEVLEKVRSRCNFLIALGTCATHGGIPSLLNQWTKKEAMETIYSTSTTDDCEIPSEGIPKMLDRVYALDEQVKVDLMVPGCPPNSEHIASVLKALISGKSPTLPDKSVCSTCPTLRKGKGDVKGVKRFLENANFTPGEPLERMRCLLEQGYMCMGPVTAAGCAVSGAPKCISARVPCRGCYGPVRFNGNQLLDMMNALASNGIDWRSIEDKRSLLRFSGAHGFLRPLKHEK, via the coding sequence ATGGGAGTTAAGGTAGTTAGCGAATGGCTCCATTCATGTTCAGGATGTGAAATCGCCATATTAAATATTGGCGAGGAGCTACTGGACCTGTTGGAACGGGTGGAGCTAGTGCACATACCAGTTTTAATGGACAAGAAATACTTTGGACAGACAGGCCAGGAGAATGATTTGGACATCCCTGAGGCAGATGTTGCCCTGGTCTCTGGTGGAGTAGCCAATGACGAGCACTTGGAGGTACTGGAAAAGGTAAGATCCCGCTGTAACTTCCTAATAGCCCTTGGGACTTGCGCTACACACGGAGGAATTCCGTCCCTTTTGAATCAGTGGACTAAGAAGGAGGCCATGGAGACCATTTATTCCACTTCAACTACTGATGATTGCGAGATCCCCTCTGAAGGGATTCCAAAGATGCTGGACAGGGTCTATGCGCTGGACGAACAAGTTAAGGTGGATTTGATGGTGCCAGGGTGTCCTCCTAATTCGGAACATATTGCAAGTGTCTTGAAGGCCCTCATTTCAGGGAAAAGTCCTACGCTTCCAGACAAAAGCGTGTGTAGCACATGTCCGACCCTAAGAAAGGGTAAGGGAGACGTAAAGGGAGTGAAGAGGTTTTTAGAGAATGCCAACTTCACCCCTGGCGAACCTTTGGAACGCATGAGGTGTCTGCTGGAACAAGGATATATGTGCATGGGGCCTGTGACTGCAGCGGGCTGCGCTGTTTCTGGGGCACCCAAATGTATATCTGCAAGGGTGCCGTGCCGCGGTTGCTATGGACCAGTACGGTTCAATGGTAATCAGTTGCTCGACATGATGAATGCCCTTGCAAGTAATGGAATAGACTGGAGATCAATTGAGGATAAACGTTCGCTTTTGCGATTTTCAGGGGCACACGGTTTTTTAAGACCGTTAAAACATGAGAAATGA